Genomic DNA from Corylus avellana chromosome ca4, CavTom2PMs-1.0:
GGATATATCGACCTTAAATGCGTCAATTCACCAATTATTGAAGCACAGTTTTTCTATTCCATGATCTTTTTCGAATTAAACCCACATATTACCAAATTACATTGCACAAAAATGACCAAGGAACAATTAGAATTTGTACAAAAACACTTACAGGACGGCCAAATTTGGACAACTCTGCAACTTTAGCTCTATGCTGACCTGGATAACCTACACATGTTTGGTTGTTCACCAAAATATCAGAACTTCAATCAATCTCATggtaaataaaattcaaaaataataattaaaaagagcAGCACTATTGGTTAATGTAAATGAATATGTTTGGTTGTTTGCCTGTATCACACCATGTCAATTCCTTTTGCTACTCAAAAAATAGTACCGGCTAGGTCATTGGTTATAAGAGAGAGATCAATGGATATGAGTGCTACCCATACTCCCAAGTGTTCACTCCCTAAAGTGGCAgtgaaaatcaccattagataagaaaacaaatgaaagtaaATATAACATCGACTGGTGATTTGCACTGCCACGTCAAGGAGTGAGCACTTGAGAGTATGTATCGCATTTCTCTTAGAATATATCTCCAGATAGCACTCATTGCATCTACAAACAGTACATGGGAAGCTCCATATGGGTAGAATGCTGATTTAATTTGCCCCTGGAAACTAGAATCATAAGCTGAAAGTGAACAATACAAGGGAAACTCCATAAGGGTACGAAGCATTCAAAACAGATCCTGGAAAGCTGAAAGTGAATTCATAAGCTCAGAGCAACAAGACTGAGAATTGTGAAATATTTACAAACATTTGGGGTGggggggagaaaaagaaaaagaaaaaaccaatcaactataaactaaacaaaatctAACCCAACCAAATGGTTATGCCCTTTGAGAAAACAACTGATGTTAAGGAAGTAACTAACTGAAGTTATGGAAGTAACAAAGAAGCCCCAAGTGTAGAGGCTGGGACAGggatatcatttttttttttttatgaatgagaTCATTGTTGTTGTAAGAGAGGAATTGCATTTTGGGAAGGGAAAGATGGCAAAAGAGAATGAACAGGGGGGACATCATATTGCCATTTCAATTTTCTTATACAGTTGACTTCTTCACAGCAACCATAATTATAAGTGAACATAGAATTAAAGTCCtttgctaatttttttaaaaaaaaaattagacaacaaaagagagagagaggacttGGGGGGGATGACATATTTCATTGTTCACTTAGTTTACTTGTTGTGAATAAGAATGAGATGACAAGTGAATAGCAGCCAAGTTTTTAACTAATTTTTCTCTCCTATAGATTCCACAAAAATGAACTAGTTTAAAATATCAGCCCTcctattaatcaaataaaagtcACCTGAACCAGGCCCTGTTATGTCATCAACTTCTAGGCCATTTTAAGTTCTCAATAAGCAAAAAAAGTGTTACAATATGAAGCACATAAGCCTTACAAGGAATTACCAGCAAATATAACAACACCATCAGCAGATACCCTTGTCAACTCTGGAAGGGTTTTGTTGAGGTACTTTGGGGACAAGTAATCCACTGCATCTGACACTATAACAAGAGAAAACGATTTTGCCTTGTATGGCAGACGAAACTTGATATCAGCCACACGGACAATGCCTTTACGCACAAGGCTCTTACAGTTGGCATCACCATCATCTAATTCGTATGGTTCCACACCCCAGGCTTCAGTATCCTCTTCTTTTAACAACTTAGATACCACTGAACAGGTATCAGGGCCCACATGCAACACCCGATGCATGCTATCACCATAAGCCTTTTTTAGAATAGGTAATGCCCTCTGAACTTCTAATGTACATGAAATACCACCTGCatattcaaacttgaaattTATTAGATTAAAAAGTTTTCTCCATCGCACAAAATTTCACATTACTAAAAGTACTACACCCTAAGTGAGCCAACTGCCACAAAGATAGCAGTTTCTTGACACCAGATTAGTAATACTTAACATGtaaaatttatggattttaaaattactcattaCTGTGCCCACTAAAACCAAAAGAGAGCACATACAATCTACATAAAAGTGATAAATAGATGGTTTAAAAACCACCTATGGCCTACTTCTGTCCTAACTCGATAAAGTTTGAATTTCACTCTATATCACAACCCAAGGGACGCAAACATTTATAGAGAGATTTCTCATTAGAATTAGGTACCAGGCCTTAAgtcaattttttgaaaacaccaAATCAGGTTATCCATGGAATTTTCTTCATAATTAAAATCAGTGTTCATGTAAATCAGGATACTAAGAACCATTGAGAAAACCAAGTAAGAAGCTCAAAGATTCTTGAAGACAGATTGGGAGGAGTAAGGGCAAGAACAAACACCTTCAAGTTAAGCAAAAACACCTTCCCTTTCAAAAAGATTCACATTCAATGGCCCATTACTGTATTTCACTCCTTATTCTTCCTCCCAGGACAAAAGACACAGCGTCTCACTAGTCAAGTCAAGTCATACATATGCTCAtggaaaatttcacaaaaaatagATGAAATAACTTTTCAAAGTTCGGCAGATGCATTTTGAGAAACTTGGTCATTAAGAAGTCAATTAATCCTGTGGATAGACCATGTCTCCTAAAATTCTAAATTACGCCAGAGATAACAATTAGCAAATTCAGTGGATCCAAGAAATATGAATAAATGGACAATAACCTTCACATACGCCATATACTAGACCGTCTCATTCACTAAGCAAAATCTTTGATACATTGAAAAGCCTATAATAATTACAAGATAATGCCATATTTACCTTCAATTTTACTCGATGCTTGTATATCACTGGTTGGTCCACCTGTCATGCAAACCCCAAAAAAGTGAACAAAAGACGTATCAAAGGAAGTAAAACAGAACCTAGGATACAAAAGGCAAAGTAGGTTATCAATGTTCATgaaccttctttttttctgttttgtaattttattatttttttcccagcTGGGAAATGTGAGCTGCTAGTTCTGTTGGTGATCAGAGGACGTTCAAGTTCATGGGAAGGCTTGAGCTAGAGTCTGCAGTTAGATCTCCAACTGCCTTAACCATTTGTTGGTTTGGTAAGAAAAGAGAGCAAGGAGGGGTTCATAAACATCCTTTGTTCCAATTATTCAAGTGCACAGACCACATACGAACCTGAACCACTATAGGAATAACCAATAAGAAGAATTGCGCCCTGAAATTTTCAAAGAACAATTCTATCAATATTCTTCATATAGAAATGCAGCCAAGTTAGTAATTAATATTGAACATGCTTGCATTGAGAATAGGCAGTCATCACCAAGTggcagaaaaaagagaaattgcaTCAGCTATATTTTCTCACTAAGCAGTGAATAGCATTTGTACATCACTTTTTGCTAGAGAATAATGAgttgaagaaggaaaataatattGGGAGACCATAATGGCAATGAAAAGTACCACAATCACTAGCCCAATAGATATTAGGGGTGATGAGCGTGATTTGGACTGCACCGCACCCACAAATGGAATGCTTCCACCATCACCAATGCGCCGAGCAGGATTTACTGGCCTCCTTGACATAATTATGTAACAGGTAACAAGCCTGCAAGTCCTAGCATAAGTTGAAAAGAACTTTCAATAATGgtgtttcaaaatttgaaaggcATCTCCTTTAATGTTTCATTCACTGTTTCTACTCACTAACACCAAAAACTTCCTGTTATCCTATTTCATCAAAGCTAAGCTTCATAACAGATATAGCCATTATACATAAAGGCAAAACATGGCTTCATGCTTCATGGCCTGTcttatcaagaaaaataaaatcctgaCTACATATTTCAAATGTTAAAGGATACATACAGTACAGTTGACAGCATATACTTATCAGCTAAAGGAATTGCTTGACATAAGTTCAAATCAGGTAAATGAAGTTATCATGTGTCTAGGGCCATGCCATTATGACTAAATACGCATTAAAAAGGTCAATCCCTTCCCTATGGCCAAAAAAGGGGGCCCAACTTCTAACAGTCTGTCCGGCATGATAATCCACATTGAGGTAATCTTTCCAGATTCACTACACTTTTTTCAGAAATATCAAATGGTACAGCTGCTTCCTCAAAAGTTGGCAACGGATTATGCCTGAGCAAGCGTGCAGTGTGTGTCTGCATCTGTGTTGTATACAGAATGCtactatttactttttttgttatGTAGAAAGCCGTTTCCAAGTTGTTTGTTGCATATCATTGTGTTTCTTGTGATGCCTAATCATATGTTGCACACATATCAGTATAAATGCTCTCTTACATATCACCATCAACACCATCATGATATTAAAGCAATTAACTCGTTATGAAGTAATCATTCAACTTCTGCCATTAACATAATGGCATCCAGCACAATCTTCAAAAAACTCGAACTCAAATCTTGGCAATGCACGACCGAATAGCCCATAGCAAAGATACTTAGCACCCAATTTACTTAATCAAACACCACAAGCGCAATGCATAAACCACGTTTCACTACCATTTCTTGCAATGGGATATATCATTTTCTTGATATTTATTTTCCATTCACGTTTCTcagaaaaacttcacttattcaGCACACTCACTTCTCTCATTCGTAACACTCCTATCCCAACAAGAGCCGAAATCCCAATACCCAGATATCCAAAACgactaaaacaacaaaaactcaGATGTTGCAAAAATTTCAATGAAAGAAGTTACCCAGAATTAATCagaaaaaatcaacatcaaatcAATTGTGCCAAACATACAAGCAGATCCACATAACAAACTCTGGaaatattagaaaagaaaaaaacttgcAGAGGAAGATTACCTGGGATCAACGAGAACACGAAGCTAGGTCTCAGAGATTTCTTAATGCACGATCCAGATCTGTGATTGGTGTTAAATGTGTTCGCTAAAACAGataacgagagagagagagagagagagagagagagagcttaaagaaaaaaataattgggtTTTAAAGCtaagttattaaataaatatagtAAGATTTggggtttcttttttaaaattcgtAGTTGATCTACAATTGGCATTTTATAACCTTACTTCCGATGGATCACGATTGTGCCCAGTTGCCGACCTGCTATTCCTCAAATCTGGACCATTCATTTTTAAAGGaattattctctctttttcattaaaattttgaaattaaaactaataaatttgtaattttttttaaaaatcacctaAGCCAAATACAATGGGATGTTAtctattttgaagaaaaatatattttctatggACTTCTTGGATCAACCAATTCTCGGGAGTTTTGAGATGACCGACTATCTTGAAGGACGGTCAAACCACTTCTTAGTTCTTTGCGATAACTAGTTGAagaagcctttttttttaagggagaaaaagaaaaaatgactctatttgttaatatgtttttaggggtctctttttttttttgaaaaattgttctaATGTGACATTAATGATACAACGGTGAAAactatttttgtaatttttttacgagcgttttttgtttgggttattTATTAATGGTTTTGTTTAGGAGTGTCAaggcggttagtagattttactaaccgcaatcgctaaccgcctagcggttagtgaaatagataaccgcccgctaaccgttttttcaaaattatgttttttttttcgctttttgggtgttttgggctttttttaggGCTTTTGAGacctttttgggcttcttttttttgggctttttttttactttttttttttgtatttttagtgtcttcttaggcccaattgctataaaaagagcccatattgaaaaatcaaaaatatttgacccaaaatttacatttacttgtactttaaaaaaatttccttaaatattaaatcataactggttaacttttaaaaaaaaaaaaaaaatcaacacaacatataaaaaatagttcaaaattcagacaactgtcacaacatataatgataatacattaatatttaaattgtgtttataagtaacacattggtcattgtttaatcaaatgtcaattacttaatttgatattatacgaatcatatcatcattgtacattaataatatgattcacttgaagtcttgaataaagtatttgaattgtcatcgaatcatatgattaagtattgatattatacatttatattattcatatgcatatgtagacttatatagacttataacatatatagacttataagtttataacatacattggaaataagtctctagatatttaattgttgtattagtttGAATTGGTATagttatgagttatgtcatattatatatgtataatttgttattatataatcaaataatttaatcatcaattgatcatgtgatataatcatatagattatagtgataatatattaatactcaaattgtgatttaatgatcaagtgattatgttatatgtataaatatttttataattataattataaaaatatattatataaaaaggcggttagcggttagcagttacggttagtaaactcaataaccgttaggcggttatagcagttagcggttaatacggttaagcgttTAAGCGGTTAACGATTAACGATTAGCAGTTATAGAaaaaccgcccgcattgacaccccctagttttgtttggaaaaataaaataaaatatagaaaaacaaaaaaaattaacaagctGAACatttggctaaaaaaaaaaagaagtgtttggttatttggaaaattaatttttaaaaataggatattttaaaatttttgatttattttgattaatggcCCAATCTCAGCCTTGACACAGGTTCCAGCCCAACTTCAAGCCCAaaatagattttctttttttcttgctttttaagAGAACAAAATTATGAGAGCCTATAAGTTGAAAATAATAGGGGTGTAGCAACAGGCAGTTATAACCGCCTTACAACCGTTAACTGTTTTGGTAgacaattataaaaaattactaaccgcctagggtGAGACAATTAGCGGTTTTAGAAGTAGGAAAAAGTGGTTAAATAACTACTAACcgcctacccttatatataataatataaatatgttaaaaatataacattaagtcctcaagaagtagctcaatcggcttgGACTACGTttaatgaagcagaggtcactagttcgaatctccatcccccctcttgtgcggacatgtcaatatatatatatatattcattattttttgaaacactTTGACCCacaactatttaaaataagctcaaaaaataGGAATAATGAAGGCCCAAAATGCCTCAATAAACCCCAAAGcccatatatatttaaaaaaaaaaaaaaaaaaaacatacaaacaaacaaacggtTATAAGACTACGggttattggtttgaataaccactaaccaccAAAGCGAAACGtttgcggttattaaaatccaataaccTCCTTAAGcagttagcgattttagccaataaccgctaattgcAAGTGCTTGTACACCCCTAGAAAACACTCtaaataccaaataaatttataagaacTTTTTGTATGACttaaaaaagaggagagatagttacaacaaaacaaattaaaaattaataaaagaggAGAGATGAAGGAAAAAATGTTTGGTCAGGATCATAAAGTTGTGGGTGAGCATGAAAGATAATACTGAGTGCGACACATTGTAGCCTTGTAGGGCAGTTAATTGTATGGCTCACTTCATTTATATCCTTAACCTAATCTTAGAGTGAAATAAATACTTTTGACTTAATGAGTGTGACCAAATCCATAAGGACCATGAGGAATTGGAAAAGATTTAATTATTGTAAAGTAAGGGTAGAATTCTCTCTTCACATTTTTGGGGATaattttatctttacttttataaaaACCTGATCTCGTCTCGTTCATTTGGATTGGAGATGATTCAAATTCAatccatattatttttttaaaaaaaaaaaattaatgcactcgtttagtaaattgtaaactCAATTAGTCTTGATagtaattatttctttttaaaacaaaaattgatttttaatttttcggAATTAATCAAACTATTTTTCTAAATAGTTTGAGGAATGCTACACATTCCAAATTTATATCCCAAAAATGAGttcctaaatgatgtgtcacaatctcatgagatttattattttggaaagtgtgtcaccaactcatgggatggtgacacatcatttgagaaccaactttttttttttgacgatttgggaaccaacttttggaaaGGAAGTCTTGGGATGTAACCCTCGTAGGCTTTTCTTTCGATGTAAAAGGCCTtctgtcaaaaaatattttgaacgaaattattttttaaaaaaaaagaagaagatttttttgaaatatttttcgATATTTGGCTCGTACGAAAAATCAATGGAAACAGTCAATGATTGGCAGTCGGCAGATTCCAGAAACCAAATGTGGATTCTAGCGAACTTCAGTAacagaaaaaaaatgaatggcAAGAAAGAGAGTGCATACGTGAAAGAAAAGATGAAACTCGAAATATAGTTTACTGTTTTAGAATAGGGAaacaattttggagaaaattaaaaaaaaaaaaaaaaagttttattgaTCAGTCgaaaatgtttttgatttgataattttGGATCGTACCAAATAccgaaaaataagaaaaacattgGTCATATAATATTTTAGGtaaaactaaattttattttattttttaatcaaattgaaaaagggTTACAAGTAATCAAAATACCGAAAATAGGTGAGCTTACCTACAATAGACCCAAACACATAAATTAACAGATTAAAAAGAAACatatgttgaagaaaaaaaataaactattcTAAAACCTATCCAATCATTGATCATTGAAGCTTTAGAAGGAGGGAGAAGCCTCTATCCCTGATTCCCTCTCCCCCACCCCTTTTTtccttattgttcttttttgtcttttaaagaTACAAAATATCTATGGTTGCATACTTGCATGTTCACCTTCTCCATGCATACACCTTTTACTACTTGCTTTTCCACCCCCATCCATATCCACCACAAACAGTGGCCAGCCAACCTCTTACTTGCGTCCTCCAGTACTCTCCtcttgtagttttttttattttttaatgtgaagGTTATCttacttaataataataataataataataataataaccatcttaaataaaagaaaaaggtttcaTAACAAAGCTAGAATAAACGTTGCTTGACGTGACGGGAACTCgttgataaaaataaagtgagaGTATAgactataaattaataaatataagaataatttaatttagttatattttaaataattcataTTTAAAAGTAAGACGACAAGAATCCAAGATTATCCACGGGGGATGGATTTGTCGAAATTTGAATTGTCAAAACACCGGACCCATTGTCCAACGTGGGCCCAGAATAATGCCAATCCAAAAACGAATCTGATCAGAGGTTTTGATAGACGTTGTGATGTAGAGTAAAGATTGTATTTGTACGTGACCAGGTTGTACTGGAAGACACGTAACCGGATTCTTAACGGCGTTGTCGTTGTCTGAGAGAATCCCGGCTTCCGGACACATGTGGCTCCACTTTCATCTGAAAACAGCTAAACAAGGCAGTGAAGAGCCCTTCCCTGCGGTCAATAGTCCTTCAATCAGTACAGTTCATTAGGCTACGTAGTAAAAAGCTTTTAGagcaaatttaattattattattattattttagatagactgaaaatttaattataaatccatgtattcttttatatttgtcGGGCACTTATATTTCAAGGTGTTACTTTTAAAGGTCGTAAATTATGATGAAAgcattgaaaattttctttaaatattagaTTTGGTAgctgcaaaaaaacaaaatagttgTTAAAATGATAGCTTACACTCCTAACGCTAGGGGAAGAACCTAGCGATGCTAAGGTTTTGTATAGTTGTTGATGAAGCTTGAACAAATTTGTTGACAAATATGGTCTTATGTAagagtttttggtttttttttttgcatgtttatgtttataatattacggtattaaccctaaaaaaatatgatatattttatattatctcATCCTAATCTAGGTTTTCAAAACATTTGAGAGTAAAGATTCGAGGATAGAAGTAATATGCAAAATTGGTGGAATGGACTGTAAGCTTTGATTTCAATTGattgtctatttatttattacatcaATTGTTTTGCACATCATTTTCAATTGGCACGAGTGACAGCATCAAAATAAGTTATCAtcattcattaattttttactatatTTACTTATATTGTTAATATTATTGGTGTTTCATGCAAGCGTAATGAGGAATTGAAGGTTGTTAAAGCTAATGAAACTAATCATATGGTTGAAATTGGTGGGCTTGAGAATGGaagatgatttaattaaattggcaCTATAAAACGAGTCGAAGATACTCGTTAAAGTTCTTATTTATGATCAGTTTCTAGCTTGATTAGAATATTTAGTTCAACATTAATGaaataacttcttcttttttttggacaaagtgAAGCTGACTCATCTTCACAACTTATTAGACaacaatttcatttgaatttacCTTCATCTTGAAACTTATAAAATGCTTATTTAGTTAAAATAGTGATTAAGGGACTTGCCTCGTACGAGGTATATAGTTCATATTCCAGCCGATTGAGATTCTCAATCATACttattaagttaaaaaataaataaataaataaataaaagaaaaataaaataaaaacaaagaaaaataataaaataagaaaggtGGCCTTTTTGTACGAGGTAGagatttatataatataaataaaaatccagGTTGTACGTTAGATGTCTGCATTATTGTAGCCGATTAGATGTCTAGATTAGATGGTTGATATTATTAAAGTCCACAAACCATTAGACAATGATATTAAGAAGATAATCCCTCCGTTGggctacttttcttttttagttaaTTTGACACGAAATTTGATAACATTTTATAATCAACGCACCATGTCtaacatttttaatataaaacatatattcatacgtaagattaaaaaatttacaacttATATAACAGTAATATGAAATACTATATATTTA
This window encodes:
- the LOC132178978 gene encoding probable pectin methylesterase CGR2; this encodes MSRRPVNPARRIGDGGSIPFVGAVQSKSRSSPLISIGLVIVGAILLIGYSYSGSGGPTSDIQASSKIEGGISCTLEVQRALPILKKAYGDSMHRVLHVGPDTCSVVSKLLKEEDTEAWGVEPYELDDGDANCKSLVRKGIVRVADIKFRLPYKAKSFSLVIVSDAVDYLSPKYLNKTLPELTRVSADGVVIFAGYPGQHRAKVAELSKFGRPAKLRSSSWWIRYFVQNKLEENEAASKKFEQASTKRSYKPACQVFHLKS